In Candidatus Nanopelagicales bacterium, a genomic segment contains:
- a CDS encoding acetoin utilization protein AcuC: MSERVAVVWDEDLREYDFGAGHPLAPIRVQLAMRLAVDFGLLDLAQVQVLGPVAPVDDALLLRVHEPAYVEAVRAASDDPSFVDAARGLGTPDDPVFPGMHRAAARVAGASLLAARAVHEGTVEHAVNLAGGLHHAMPGAAEGFCVYNDISVAIAWLLDQGVERVAYIDVDVHHGDGVQTSFWDDPRVLTISIHESPRTLFPGTGYPHEVGGPGAEGSAVNIALPPGTGDQGWLRAFHAVVPHLLEEWKPTVIVSQHGCDTHFDDPLAHLTKSLDGQRLAYQAVHRWAHRYAGGRWVALGGGGYEWVDVVPRAWTHLIAEAAGAPIPPRTETPEAFRAYVMEALGRPAPFHMTDGRDPWPKPFESGFDPDDPIDATVLATRRAVFPLHGLTVEPHHWF, from the coding sequence ATGAGCGAGCGGGTCGCGGTCGTCTGGGACGAGGACCTCCGCGAGTACGACTTCGGTGCCGGGCACCCGCTCGCCCCGATCCGGGTGCAGCTGGCCATGCGGCTGGCGGTGGACTTCGGCCTGCTCGACCTCGCCCAGGTGCAGGTGCTCGGCCCGGTGGCCCCGGTCGACGACGCGCTGCTGCTGCGGGTGCACGAGCCGGCGTACGTGGAGGCGGTCCGGGCGGCGTCCGACGACCCGTCGTTCGTGGACGCGGCGCGCGGTCTGGGGACCCCGGACGACCCGGTCTTCCCGGGAATGCACCGGGCAGCGGCCCGGGTCGCGGGGGCCAGCCTGCTGGCCGCCCGGGCGGTGCACGAGGGGACGGTGGAGCACGCGGTCAACCTCGCCGGTGGGCTGCACCACGCGATGCCCGGCGCGGCGGAGGGCTTCTGCGTCTACAACGACATCTCGGTGGCGATCGCCTGGCTGCTGGACCAGGGCGTGGAGCGGGTGGCCTACATCGACGTCGACGTCCACCACGGCGACGGGGTGCAGACGTCCTTCTGGGACGACCCGCGGGTGCTCACCATCTCCATCCACGAGTCCCCGCGGACGCTGTTCCCCGGGACCGGCTACCCGCACGAGGTCGGCGGGCCCGGCGCGGAGGGCTCCGCGGTCAACATCGCGCTGCCGCCGGGCACCGGCGACCAGGGCTGGCTGCGCGCCTTCCACGCGGTCGTCCCGCACCTACTGGAGGAGTGGAAGCCGACGGTGATCGTCAGCCAGCACGGCTGCGACACCCACTTCGACGACCCGCTGGCGCACCTGACCAAGTCCCTCGACGGCCAGCGGCTGGCCTACCAGGCGGTGCACCGGTGGGCGCACCGGTACGCCGGCGGCCGGTGGGTCGCGCTCGGCGGCGGGGGGTACGAGTGGGTGGACGTGGTCCCGCGGGCCTGGACCCACCTCATCGCGGAGGCGGCCGGCGCCCCGATCCCGCCGCGGACGGAGACCCCCGAGGCCTTCCGCGCGTACGTGATGGAGGCCCTCGGCCGGCCGGCGCCGTTCCACATGACCGACGGCCGGGACCCGTGGCCCAAGCCGTTCGAGTCCGGGTTCGACCCGGACGACCCGATCGACGCGACCGTGCTGGCCACCCGGCGGGCGGTCTTCCCGCTGCACGGCCTCACCGTCGAGCCGCACCACTGGTTCTGA
- a CDS encoding helix-turn-helix domain-containing protein, translated as MSSTPERPLSEVRFLTVAEVASLMRVSKMTVYRLVHNGDLPAVRVGRSFRVPEQAVHDYLRESFIEAG; from the coding sequence ATGTCGTCGACTCCTGAGCGGCCCCTGTCGGAGGTCCGCTTCCTCACCGTCGCCGAGGTCGCCTCGCTCATGCGGGTCTCGAAGATGACGGTCTACCGCCTGGTCCACAACGGCGACCTGCCCGCGGTGCGGGTGGGGCGGTCGTTCCGGGTCCCCGAGCAGGCGGTCCACGACTACCTGCGCGAGTCGTTCATCGAGGCGGGCTGA
- a CDS encoding AURKAIP1/COX24 domain-containing protein: MGSVIKKRRKRMAKKKHRKLLKRTRVQRRNKK, translated from the coding sequence ATGGGTTCCGTGATCAAGAAGCGCCGCAAGCGGATGGCGAAGAAGAAGCACCGCAAGCTGCTCAAGCGCACGCGCGTCCAGCGCCGCAACAAGAAGTAA
- a CDS encoding NAD-dependent epimerase/dehydratase family protein: protein MGRVVLVTGVSRHLGGRMARILTADPAVDRVVGVDVVPPRTDIGGAEFVRADIRNPIIAKVMAAAEVDTVVHMGVISTPLQAGGRASMKEINVIGTMQLLAACQKAPSVSTLVVKSTTSVYGSGPKDPAMFTEKMEPKHSPASGWAKDSVEVEGYVRGFARRRPDVAVTTLRFANFIGPWVDTAMTAYFSLPVVPTVMGYDARLQFIHEDDGLEALRRVTVDPKPGTFNVAGDGIIMLSQAIRRAGRAWLAVPPPLVGLVGRGMVRAGLADFSPEQVRFLTFGRGVDTTLMRTRLGFEPRYTSEAAFDDFVAARRLNALLAPERVAGVERRALRLLTGAVPATAAAPSGGGTADA from the coding sequence ATGGGCCGGGTCGTCCTCGTCACCGGCGTCTCCCGCCACCTCGGCGGGCGCATGGCCCGCATCCTCACCGCCGACCCCGCGGTCGACCGGGTGGTGGGCGTCGACGTCGTCCCTCCGCGCACCGACATCGGCGGCGCGGAGTTCGTCCGGGCCGACATCCGCAACCCGATCATCGCGAAGGTGATGGCGGCGGCCGAGGTCGACACCGTCGTGCACATGGGCGTCATCTCCACGCCGCTGCAGGCCGGGGGCCGGGCGTCGATGAAGGAGATCAACGTCATCGGCACCATGCAGCTGCTGGCGGCCTGCCAGAAGGCGCCCTCGGTGTCGACGCTGGTGGTCAAGTCGACGACCTCGGTCTACGGCTCGGGTCCCAAGGACCCGGCCATGTTCACCGAGAAGATGGAGCCCAAGCACTCCCCGGCCTCCGGGTGGGCCAAGGACTCCGTCGAGGTGGAGGGCTACGTCCGCGGCTTCGCCCGTCGGCGCCCGGACGTCGCCGTCACGACCCTGCGGTTCGCGAACTTCATCGGCCCCTGGGTCGACACCGCGATGACGGCGTACTTCTCGCTACCGGTCGTCCCGACCGTGATGGGGTACGACGCCCGGCTTCAGTTCATCCACGAGGACGACGGGCTGGAGGCGCTGCGGCGGGTGACGGTCGACCCGAAGCCGGGCACGTTCAACGTCGCCGGCGACGGGATCATCATGCTCAGCCAGGCGATCCGCCGGGCGGGCCGCGCCTGGCTGGCGGTCCCGCCGCCGCTGGTCGGGCTGGTCGGCCGGGGCATGGTCCGCGCTGGCCTGGCGGACTTCTCCCCCGAGCAGGTCCGGTTCCTCACCTTCGGACGCGGGGTCGACACCACGCTGATGCGCACCCGGCTCGGGTTCGAGCCGCGCTACACCAGCGAGGCGGCGTTCGACGACTTCGTCGCCGCCCGCCGCCTCAACGCGCTGCTGGCGCCGGAGCGGGTGGCCGGGGTGGAGCGACGGGCGCTGCGGCTGCTCACCGGCGCCGTGCCGGCGACGGCCGCTGCCCCGTCGGGAGGAGGAACGGCGGATGCCTGA
- a CDS encoding lysophospholipid acyltransferase family protein yields the protein MPDAQIIPMDGQPGRRLTASQAARAAGATGSARRRSSGDQRATTRRRTGDKDGVDATAADASGAESAADDVTAADPASGSGPDAEVHPISTGSAPEGTPSGPSEWDRRLTETLDFLRRRVTGDYEVDEYGFDPDLLDHVLMAPVRPLYDRWFRVEARGLERVPDTGGALLVANHSGTVAWDAVMTQLALLDHHPAHRTLRMLGANLVFQLPFVGELSRKGGHTLACNPDAERLLSSGELVGVWPEGYKGIGKPYRERYKLQRFGRGGFVAAALRSRVPIIPTSIVGAEEIHPIIGNVKVLARLFGLPYFPITPTFPWLGPLGMVPLPSKWIIEFGEPIPTDQLPEGSADDPMLVFNLTDQVRETIQQTLYRLLVQRRSVFF from the coding sequence ATGCCTGACGCGCAGATCATCCCGATGGACGGCCAGCCGGGTCGGAGGCTGACCGCGTCGCAGGCGGCCCGCGCCGCCGGGGCCACCGGCTCGGCCCGACGCCGCTCCTCCGGTGACCAGCGGGCGACTACCCGGCGCCGTACCGGCGACAAGGACGGTGTCGACGCCACGGCTGCCGACGCGAGCGGTGCCGAGTCCGCAGCCGACGACGTCACCGCGGCGGATCCGGCCTCCGGGTCGGGCCCGGACGCCGAGGTGCACCCCATCTCGACGGGGTCGGCCCCGGAGGGGACGCCGTCCGGCCCGTCGGAGTGGGACCGCCGGTTGACCGAGACGCTGGACTTCCTGCGCCGTCGGGTCACCGGCGACTACGAGGTGGACGAGTACGGCTTCGACCCGGACCTGCTCGACCACGTGCTGATGGCACCGGTCCGCCCGCTGTACGACCGGTGGTTCCGGGTCGAGGCCCGCGGCCTCGAACGGGTCCCCGACACCGGGGGCGCGCTGCTGGTGGCCAACCACTCCGGCACCGTGGCCTGGGACGCCGTGATGACCCAGCTGGCGCTGCTGGACCACCACCCCGCCCACCGCACGCTGCGCATGCTCGGGGCCAACCTGGTCTTCCAGCTGCCGTTCGTCGGCGAGCTGTCGCGCAAGGGCGGCCACACGCTGGCCTGCAACCCCGACGCCGAGCGGCTGCTGTCCAGCGGCGAGCTGGTCGGCGTCTGGCCCGAGGGCTACAAGGGCATCGGGAAGCCGTACCGGGAGCGCTACAAGCTGCAGCGCTTCGGCCGCGGGGGCTTCGTGGCGGCCGCGCTGCGGTCGCGGGTGCCGATCATCCCGACGTCCATCGTCGGTGCCGAGGAGATCCACCCCATCATCGGCAACGTGAAGGTGCTGGCCCGGCTGTTCGGACTGCCGTACTTCCCCATCACCCCGACGTTCCCCTGGCTGGGCCCGCTGGGGATGGTGCCGCTGCCGAGCAAGTGGATCATCGAGTTCGGGGAGCCGATCCCGACCGACCAGCTCCCCGAGGGATCCGCCGACGACCCGATGCTGGTGTTCAACCTGACCGACCAGGTCCGCGAGACGATCCAGCAGACGCTCTACCGGTTGCTCGTGCAGCGTCGCTCGGTCTTCTTCTAG
- a CDS encoding HAD-IB family hydrolase, with translation MSDRDRTLDLLHAYRLAGEASAAAAEVESGMEVPPDPQAAAFFDVDNTIMKGASIFHLAVGLAKRRFFTVAEISDFAAKQLKFVLSGSEDLEDMESATEAALSFVRNRRVEEIVTLGEEIFDDVMVDKLVPGTLALAQGHLDAGQRVWLVTATPVELATIIAKRLGFTGALGTVSEVVDGVYTGRLRGRPLHGLAKAEAVRALADRENLDLARCAAYSDSANDIPMLSLVGTPVAVNPDPELRAYAADNHWRVRDYRRRASVRRRAAPIAGIAGLAAGAAAGYALGRLARR, from the coding sequence GTGAGCGATCGGGACCGGACCCTGGACCTGCTGCACGCCTACCGCCTCGCCGGGGAGGCGTCGGCCGCCGCCGCCGAGGTCGAGAGCGGGATGGAGGTGCCGCCCGACCCCCAGGCCGCCGCGTTCTTCGACGTGGACAACACGATCATGAAGGGGGCCAGCATCTTCCACCTGGCGGTGGGGCTGGCCAAGCGCCGGTTCTTCACCGTGGCGGAGATCTCCGACTTCGCCGCCAAGCAGCTGAAGTTCGTGCTCAGCGGCTCCGAGGACCTCGAGGACATGGAGTCGGCCACCGAGGCGGCGCTGTCCTTCGTCCGCAACCGCCGGGTCGAGGAGATCGTCACCCTCGGCGAGGAGATCTTCGACGACGTCATGGTGGACAAGCTCGTCCCGGGGACGCTGGCGCTGGCCCAGGGGCACCTCGACGCCGGCCAGCGGGTCTGGCTGGTCACCGCGACCCCGGTCGAGCTGGCCACGATCATCGCCAAGCGGCTGGGCTTCACCGGGGCGCTGGGCACCGTGTCCGAGGTCGTCGACGGCGTCTACACCGGCCGCCTGAGGGGACGCCCGTTGCACGGGCTGGCCAAGGCGGAGGCGGTCCGCGCGCTGGCCGACCGGGAGAACCTGGACCTGGCCCGGTGCGCGGCGTACTCCGACTCCGCCAACGACATCCCGATGCTGTCCCTGGTCGGGACGCCGGTCGCGGTCAACCCCGACCCCGAGCTGCGGGCGTACGCCGCGGACAACCACTGGCGGGTCCGGGACTACCGGCGCCGGGCCTCGGTCCGGCGCCGGGCGGCGCCGATCGCGGGCATCGCGGGGCTGGCCGCCGGCGCGGCCGCGGGCTACGCGCTGGGCCGCCTGGCCCGGCGCTGA